In Bacillus sp. FJAT-45037, the following are encoded in one genomic region:
- the serC gene encoding 3-phosphoserine/phosphohydroxythreonine transaminase has product MKKNVYNFNAGPSALPKSVLEKAQRELLNFDDTGMSVMELSHRSKAYESVHQEAKSLLKKLLDIPDNYQVLFLQGGASLQFSMIPMNFLHEGKKAGYVLSGSWSEKALKEAKLIGETTTLATSKEQKYRSIPTINENSLADDYAYVHITSNNTIYGTQWQSFPDTGDVPLIADMSSDLLSRPLDIKKFGMIYAGAQKNLGPSGVTVAIIRDDLLAGVKEQLPTMLSYSTHVKADSLYHTPPTFAIYMLRNVLSWADTQGGAIALEEYNEQKAQLIYEAIDTSNGFYQGHATEDSRSKMTVTFTLPTDELTKAFLEEATHYGFVGLGGHRSVGGCRASIYNAVPLEACQALHSFMNDFRRKHV; this is encoded by the coding sequence ATGAAGAAAAATGTCTACAATTTCAATGCAGGTCCATCAGCCTTACCTAAATCTGTTTTAGAAAAAGCTCAGAGAGAATTACTTAATTTTGATGATACAGGAATGTCCGTGATGGAATTAAGTCACCGTAGCAAAGCCTACGAATCTGTTCACCAAGAAGCTAAAAGCTTATTAAAGAAACTATTAGACATTCCTGATAATTATCAAGTCCTTTTCCTACAAGGTGGCGCTAGCTTACAATTTTCAATGATTCCTATGAACTTTCTTCACGAAGGAAAAAAAGCAGGTTATGTGTTAAGTGGTTCTTGGTCAGAAAAAGCTCTAAAAGAAGCTAAGTTAATCGGAGAAACAACGACGTTAGCCACTTCTAAAGAACAAAAATATAGATCAATTCCAACGATTAATGAGAATTCTCTCGCTGATGACTATGCCTATGTACACATCACATCAAACAACACGATCTATGGGACCCAGTGGCAAAGCTTTCCGGATACAGGGGATGTCCCTTTGATCGCAGATATGTCGAGTGATCTATTATCACGTCCTTTAGATATTAAGAAGTTTGGCATGATCTATGCAGGTGCTCAAAAAAACCTCGGTCCTTCTGGGGTAACCGTTGCGATTATTCGTGATGATTTACTAGCTGGAGTAAAAGAACAATTACCTACCATGCTGAGCTACAGTACACATGTCAAAGCCGATTCTTTGTACCACACGCCACCAACATTTGCGATCTATATGCTGCGTAATGTGTTGAGCTGGGCAGATACTCAAGGCGGGGCTATTGCATTAGAAGAGTATAATGAACAGAAAGCTCAATTAATCTATGAAGCGATCGATACTAGTAATGGCTTCTATCAAGGTCACGCAACAGAAGATAGCCGTTCGAAAATGACCGTTACTTTCACCCTACCAACTGACGAATTAACAAAAGCATTTCTTGAGGAAGCGACACATTACGGCTTTGTCGGTCTAGGAGGGCATCGTTCGGTTGGTGGCTGTCGTGCTTCGATCTATAATGCTGTTCCACTGGAAGCTTGCCAAGCCCTCCATTCCTTTATGAATGACTTTAGACGAAAACATGTATAA
- a CDS encoding HIT family protein, translating to MTFDPNCIFCKIVKGEIPAAKVYEDEHVLAFIDISQVTKGHTLVIPKVHQADIFELDEEVASHLFSVIPKIAKGIKATYQPEGLNIVNNNGEAAGQTVFHYHVHLIPRYGQGDGFGAVWKDHSSDYKPEDLQEIAAAIAAHITN from the coding sequence ATGACATTTGATCCTAATTGTATTTTTTGTAAAATTGTAAAAGGTGAAATTCCCGCAGCAAAGGTATATGAGGACGAACATGTTCTTGCCTTTATTGACATTAGTCAAGTAACGAAAGGACATACCCTTGTTATTCCTAAAGTTCACCAAGCAGACATTTTTGAGTTAGACGAAGAAGTAGCTAGTCATTTATTTTCCGTCATTCCTAAGATCGCCAAAGGCATCAAAGCTACCTACCAGCCTGAAGGGTTAAATATTGTCAACAATAACGGAGAAGCAGCTGGACAAACAGTGTTTCATTATCATGTCCATCTCATCCCTCGTTACGGACAAGGCGATGGGTTCGGTGCTGTTTGGAAAGATCATAGTTCCGACTATAAACCAGAAGACCTCCAAGAAATCGCAGCTGCCATTGCTGCACATATTACGAACTGA
- a CDS encoding long-chain-fatty-acid--CoA ligase has translation MHVPLVLLDFLDRAVELYGDKPAIVGRDRTLTYEQLNKRVQQLSHGLKDLQINKGDKVAYLAPNTEEMLEGFYGLFQVGAVMTSLNTRLKPEDYLFILNHSESQLLFVDYELLPLIEPVIDKLETVKQVIVHGGDESGDVGLPYERWLSQFESTPFARVPLDESDLANILYTSGTTGNPKGVMLTHRSNYLHALSTQHHLRVSDQDRLLHILPMFHVNGWGSPFYYTANGATQVMLRKIDPELIFRKIEENDVTIAHMAPTVLNLLLEYAKQKNISKKTNMRVVIAGSAPPPAFVTRVEEELGWEFIQVYGMTETSPLVTTSQIRSEQQSFDQEKKTRLKAKTGYPMIGSKVRVVNELGEPIEPNGKTTGEIVVRSNGVMEGYWKNPEATKETIRDGWLHTGDMATMDQDGYMEIVDRKKDVIISGGENISSIEVEGVLYEHPAVLEAAVIAVPHEKWGEVPHAVVVLREGEQLTEEDVISFARSKMAHFKAPKSVVFADALPKTASGKIQKVQIRKEYWGEGTRMVN, from the coding sequence ATGCATGTGCCTTTAGTTTTGCTTGATTTTTTAGATCGGGCAGTGGAATTGTACGGCGATAAGCCTGCGATCGTGGGTCGTGACAGAACACTTACATATGAACAGCTTAACAAGCGTGTTCAACAGCTTTCTCATGGACTGAAGGACTTACAAATTAACAAAGGCGATAAAGTAGCGTATCTTGCTCCTAATACAGAAGAGATGCTAGAAGGATTTTATGGGTTGTTTCAGGTAGGGGCTGTGATGACCTCATTAAATACGCGGTTAAAGCCTGAAGATTACTTGTTTATTTTAAATCATAGTGAGAGTCAGCTTCTATTTGTGGACTACGAGCTATTACCACTTATTGAACCTGTGATTGATAAGTTAGAAACGGTGAAACAGGTCATCGTCCATGGTGGAGATGAGAGCGGGGATGTTGGTCTACCATATGAGCGATGGCTCAGTCAGTTTGAATCGACACCATTTGCTCGTGTGCCACTTGATGAATCAGATCTTGCAAACATTTTGTATACAAGTGGAACGACAGGAAATCCAAAAGGGGTCATGCTCACTCATCGTAGTAACTATCTTCATGCCCTATCGACTCAGCACCATCTAAGAGTGAGTGACCAAGACCGATTATTGCATATCCTACCAATGTTTCACGTAAACGGATGGGGTTCCCCGTTTTACTATACAGCGAATGGAGCGACACAAGTGATGCTTCGGAAGATTGATCCTGAGTTAATTTTTAGGAAGATTGAAGAAAATGATGTGACGATTGCTCATATGGCACCTACTGTTTTAAATTTGTTACTAGAATATGCAAAGCAAAAAAACATCTCTAAAAAGACTAACATGCGCGTTGTGATTGCTGGGTCAGCCCCTCCACCTGCCTTTGTAACGAGAGTCGAGGAAGAATTAGGTTGGGAGTTTATTCAAGTGTATGGTATGACAGAAACGAGTCCGCTTGTGACAACCTCTCAAATTCGTTCAGAACAGCAATCCTTTGATCAAGAGAAAAAAACGCGGTTAAAAGCAAAAACAGGTTATCCAATGATAGGCTCAAAAGTTCGAGTTGTCAACGAGTTAGGCGAGCCGATCGAACCGAATGGAAAAACAACGGGTGAAATTGTTGTTCGCTCAAATGGCGTGATGGAAGGCTACTGGAAAAATCCTGAAGCGACGAAAGAAACGATTCGTGACGGATGGCTTCACACCGGAGATATGGCGACAATGGATCAAGACGGATATATGGAAATTGTTGATCGTAAAAAAGACGTTATCATTAGTGGCGGGGAAAACATTTCTTCTATAGAAGTAGAGGGTGTATTATATGAACATCCAGCCGTACTCGAAGCTGCTGTGATTGCCGTTCCTCATGAAAAATGGGGAGAGGTGCCACATGCAGTCGTCGTTCTAAGAGAAGGCGAGCAGTTAACGGAAGAAGACGTGATTAGCTTTGCTAGAAGTAAGATGGCTCATTTTAAAGCACCGAAAAGTGTCGTGTTTGCTGACGCACTTCCAAAGACAGCATCGGGAAAAATTCAAAAGGTGCAAATCCGCAAAGAATATTGGGGAGAAGGCACGCGAATGGTTAATTAA
- a CDS encoding PCYCGC motif-containing (lipo)protein codes for MKKIILMFAIILLMIPTVGCQNHEMEDESSTDHDQHNMMMGDLHEETTSAEQLPTFLSHHHENISDIYERTPHYQDLLEQMPCYCGCGESVGHRNTFDCFIHERGEDGSVVWDDHGAKCGVCLEIAHISMELYDNGTSPGDIRDFIDERYQEGFAEPTDTPHPNA; via the coding sequence ATGAAAAAAATAATTTTAATGTTCGCTATTATCCTACTTATGATTCCGACAGTGGGCTGTCAAAACCACGAAATGGAAGATGAGAGCTCGACTGATCACGATCAGCACAACATGATGATGGGTGATCTACATGAAGAAACCACTTCTGCAGAACAATTGCCAACCTTTTTATCTCATCATCATGAGAACATTAGTGACATTTATGAACGCACACCTCACTATCAAGATTTATTAGAACAAATGCCTTGCTATTGTGGGTGCGGAGAGTCAGTTGGACACCGTAACACATTTGATTGCTTTATTCATGAACGAGGAGAAGATGGTTCGGTTGTATGGGATGATCACGGAGCCAAATGTGGAGTCTGCTTAGAGATCGCACATATTTCGATGGAGCTCTATGATAACGGAACGTCGCCAGGCGATATACGTGATTTTATTGATGAACGTTACCAAGAAGGTTTCGCAGAGCCAACAGACACACCACATCCAAATGCCTAA
- a CDS encoding ABC transporter ATP-binding protein: MKERLKIEQLTGGYHPKKPVLHDVNFTVNEAEIVGLIGLNGAGKSTTIKHILGLLDAQSGKVTIEGKSFQDDPNEYRRSYAYIPETPILYDELTLWEHLELTALAYGLEQKVFEDRAEALLAEFKMTRMKKWFPSHFSKGMRQKVMIMSAFMVEPPVYIVDEPIVGLDPLGIQSFLNFISDMRARGAAVLMSTHILATAERYCDRFVILHHGKVVLTGTLEEMRQHLSLPNATLDDIYIEMTKEDLL; encoded by the coding sequence ATGAAAGAACGCTTAAAAATTGAACAGTTAACTGGTGGATATCATCCGAAAAAGCCAGTTTTACACGATGTGAATTTCACGGTTAATGAAGCGGAGATTGTCGGGCTAATTGGGTTAAACGGTGCCGGAAAGAGTACGACGATCAAGCATATATTAGGGCTTTTGGATGCACAAAGTGGAAAAGTAACGATTGAGGGAAAGTCGTTTCAAGATGATCCGAATGAATATCGTCGTTCGTATGCCTACATACCAGAAACACCTATTTTATATGATGAATTAACTTTATGGGAGCATCTTGAATTAACAGCTCTTGCCTATGGGCTCGAGCAAAAGGTATTTGAAGATCGAGCAGAGGCCTTGCTTGCAGAGTTTAAGATGACAAGAATGAAGAAATGGTTTCCGAGTCACTTCTCTAAAGGAATGCGACAAAAAGTCATGATTATGAGTGCTTTTATGGTCGAACCGCCTGTGTATATTGTCGATGAACCGATTGTTGGTTTAGACCCACTAGGGATTCAGTCGTTTTTAAACTTTATCTCAGATATGAGAGCGCGTGGAGCGGCTGTCTTAATGTCGACCCATATTTTAGCGACAGCAGAACGTTATTGTGATCGCTTTGTCATCCTGCATCACGGGAAAGTTGTTCTTACAGGAACATTAGAAGAAATGCGTCAGCACCTATCGCTTCCAAACGCGACACTTGATGATATTTATATTGAGATGACGAAGGAAGATCTGCTATGA
- a CDS encoding ABC transporter permease yields the protein MKDGMTLWRERVGAYWNEAIRYLRLIGNSGFLFTVYFLFLIGSYYYSQLLQELPESFPAFWIFMILFAIVLARGRVRTFVKEADVVFLLPYESKLDRYFKASQIYSFLFQAFWLTLIFIVLAPLFSLRVAEEAGSFGFVLFLLLIVKAWNMLCIWQEQRFRSDGERVSHFFLRLLVNAAFTFLLFSGADLLYIGAILVVMALLYGIYYMRVVRQFSLKWDHLITVEHKMVMFFYRIANAFTDVPQLKEQVRSRSYLNVLLPFLSVNRKSVYHYLFARTFIRANDYLGIYVRLVVVGSFIVAILPSGWLEIAVLLLFMHMVMMQLSTLWFHYDTSMWVDLYPTKEEDKSDALTAISFRLLLIMIAVLTGVLLISSTLVMAAIGLVAGIAFSYVGSTKWIHKRKKQAWS from the coding sequence ATGAAAGATGGTATGACATTATGGCGCGAGCGTGTCGGTGCGTATTGGAACGAGGCGATTCGGTATTTACGTTTAATCGGAAACAGCGGGTTTTTATTTACGGTTTATTTTTTATTTTTGATTGGGAGCTACTATTATAGTCAGCTGTTGCAAGAGCTGCCAGAATCGTTCCCAGCCTTTTGGATCTTTATGATTTTGTTTGCGATTGTATTGGCACGTGGGAGAGTTCGGACATTTGTAAAGGAAGCGGACGTCGTCTTCTTACTTCCTTATGAATCAAAATTAGATCGGTACTTCAAGGCTTCACAGATCTATTCCTTTTTGTTTCAAGCGTTTTGGTTAACATTGATCTTTATTGTATTAGCCCCGTTATTCTCGTTACGAGTGGCTGAGGAGGCAGGAAGTTTTGGTTTTGTCTTATTCCTACTTTTGATCGTCAAAGCCTGGAATATGCTATGTATTTGGCAGGAACAACGATTTAGAAGTGACGGAGAGCGAGTGTCACACTTTTTCTTACGATTATTGGTTAACGCTGCGTTTACGTTTTTATTGTTCTCTGGTGCTGATCTATTGTATATTGGTGCAATATTAGTTGTTATGGCGTTATTATACGGTATCTATTATATGAGAGTCGTACGTCAATTTTCACTGAAATGGGATCACTTAATTACTGTTGAGCATAAGATGGTGATGTTTTTTTACCGCATTGCCAATGCCTTTACAGACGTCCCACAGTTAAAAGAACAAGTGCGAAGCCGATCGTATTTAAATGTGCTGCTTCCATTTTTATCGGTCAATCGGAAGTCTGTGTATCATTATTTATTTGCTCGGACTTTTATTAGAGCGAATGATTATTTAGGAATCTATGTCCGTCTAGTTGTTGTCGGAAGCTTCATAGTAGCGATTTTACCGAGTGGTTGGCTAGAAATTGCTGTGTTGTTATTATTTATGCACATGGTGATGATGCAACTATCGACATTATGGTTTCATTATGACACGAGTATGTGGGTCGATTTATACCCAACAAAAGAAGAAGACAAAAGCGATGCTCTAACAGCGATCAGTTTCCGACTTCTTCTTATCATGATAGCTGTGCTAACAGGGGTGCTATTGATTAGCTCCACCCTCGTGATGGCAGCCATTGGGTTAGTAGCGGGGATAGCCTTTAGCTATGTAGGTAGTACGAAATGGATTCATAAACGAAAAAAGCAAGCATGGTCATAA
- a CDS encoding EcsC family protein: protein MPVYRDVAEEELSRWRRKILKRPSMTGRYTKKLQGKMNTFVPEKVHTVVSTSIKNMVQATLAGSEYTSKKEPLYDVSLERREEEVRQLIKKYKRTAAAEGAGTGAGGILLGIADFPLLLGIKMKFLYDTASAYGFDVRDYRERLFVLLLFQLAFSSDDKKVQLLQRVERWEDEYNELPSKREHLNGVDWKEFQLTYRDYIDLPKMLQMIPGFGAIVGAVANYHFLDMLGETAMNAYRLRLFAQEKKSE from the coding sequence ATGCCAGTGTATAGAGATGTAGCAGAAGAAGAACTGTCTAGGTGGAGAAGGAAGATCTTAAAACGTCCCTCGATGACAGGTCGTTACACGAAGAAATTACAAGGGAAAATGAACACCTTTGTACCAGAGAAGGTTCATACCGTCGTTTCGACAAGCATTAAAAACATGGTCCAAGCAACGCTTGCCGGTTCAGAGTATACATCGAAGAAAGAACCTCTTTATGATGTTAGTTTAGAACGTCGTGAGGAGGAAGTACGTCAGTTGATCAAAAAGTATAAACGTACCGCAGCCGCTGAAGGTGCAGGAACAGGGGCAGGTGGTATTTTACTTGGTATAGCGGATTTCCCATTATTACTTGGGATCAAGATGAAATTTCTTTATGACACGGCGTCGGCTTACGGGTTTGATGTGAGAGATTACCGGGAGCGATTGTTTGTGTTGTTATTATTTCAACTCGCTTTCTCAAGTGACGATAAGAAAGTTCAGTTACTACAGCGAGTTGAACGCTGGGAAGATGAGTACAACGAGCTTCCGAGTAAGCGAGAGCATCTTAATGGAGTCGACTGGAAAGAGTTCCAACTAACGTATCGTGATTACATTGATCTTCCGAAGATGCTTCAAATGATTCCTGGATTCGGTGCCATCGTCGGCGCCGTCGCCAACTATCATTTTCTCGATATGCTCGGAGAAACCGCTATGAATGCGTACCGCCTCCGCCTGTTTGCCCAAGAGAAGAAGAGTGAGTAA
- a CDS encoding DUF1801 domain-containing protein, giving the protein MYELKTKENDRDVIEFINEVEHPRKREDAFQLLDIFTETTGFKAKMWGPSIIGFGSYHYKYKTGHEGDAPLVGFSPRKAKISLYFATGDTKREQLLENFGKHTTGKACVYINKVADVDVDVLKALIQQSITFLQETYPNE; this is encoded by the coding sequence ATGTACGAATTAAAAACGAAAGAAAATGATCGTGATGTGATTGAGTTTATTAATGAAGTGGAGCATCCTAGAAAACGTGAAGATGCTTTTCAATTGTTAGATATTTTTACTGAGACGACGGGTTTTAAAGCAAAAATGTGGGGGCCAAGTATTATTGGTTTTGGTTCGTATCATTACAAATATAAAACGGGTCACGAAGGAGATGCGCCTCTAGTCGGTTTTTCACCGAGAAAAGCGAAGATCAGTTTATATTTTGCGACGGGAGATACAAAAAGGGAGCAGTTGTTAGAGAATTTCGGTAAACATACTACAGGGAAAGCATGTGTGTACATTAATAAAGTAGCGGATGTTGACGTGGACGTATTAAAAGCATTGATCCAGCAATCCATCACATTCTTACAAGAAACCTATCCTAACGAGTGA
- a CDS encoding alpha/beta hydrolase family protein produces MKDGITLSGHLFKPEELSKYPLIIFVTGSGGLTYEMDWKKEQFYFCRTFANVCVSEGFAFLLVDKRGVGRSEGNWKNQSFYDRADDMYDVMMSMRKRPDISEKHISVAGHSQGGWVVQLLSSRYPDLLKSALSIAGPAYSVKEQIVDNIESSLIVKGYTNSVKWILPFIRFSFTSYQYLSKVVKLGYLSYILDYDAREIIPNIKVPTYFAFAENDHLVPLQRNEPLARGLLADVSIPYKVSIAPGVNHSFAQSEKYRSWAEIESKASPELFKLVADFCRWTREVL; encoded by the coding sequence ATGAAAGACGGGATTACTTTGAGTGGTCATTTATTCAAACCAGAGGAACTTTCTAAGTACCCATTGATTATTTTCGTAACAGGCTCAGGTGGATTAACATACGAGATGGACTGGAAAAAGGAACAGTTCTATTTTTGTCGCACATTTGCAAATGTATGTGTATCAGAAGGTTTTGCTTTTTTATTAGTGGATAAGCGTGGAGTGGGTCGTTCGGAAGGGAATTGGAAAAATCAGAGCTTTTATGACAGAGCAGATGATATGTATGATGTGATGATGTCTATGAGAAAACGCCCCGATATCTCGGAAAAACATATAAGTGTTGCGGGTCATAGTCAAGGAGGGTGGGTGGTTCAACTTCTTAGTTCTCGTTATCCAGACTTATTAAAATCTGCTCTTAGCATAGCTGGCCCAGCATATAGCGTGAAAGAACAAATAGTAGATAATATTGAATCTAGTCTGATTGTTAAAGGGTACACCAATTCAGTAAAATGGATATTACCGTTTATCAGATTCAGCTTTACTTCTTATCAATATCTATCCAAGGTAGTAAAACTAGGCTACTTGAGCTACATATTAGATTACGATGCAAGAGAAATCATTCCTAACATAAAGGTTCCTACTTACTTTGCTTTTGCCGAAAATGATCATCTTGTTCCATTGCAGCGAAATGAACCATTAGCACGCGGATTGTTAGCAGATGTATCAATTCCCTACAAGGTCAGTATAGCTCCAGGTGTGAATCATAGTTTTGCACAGTCGGAAAAATACCGGAGTTGGGCTGAGATTGAATCGAAAGCAAGTCCAGAATTGTTTAAATTGGTCGCGGATTTTTGCAGATGGACAAGAGAAGTTTTGTAG
- a CDS encoding cytochrome c biogenesis CcdA family protein → MGEVSIWIAFLAGVVSFLSPCVFPLMPAYLAQLTGSQVEGNAVVADRRLILTRSIGFVMGFSIVFLLMGLSSTLIGQAFWDYRQLLEQIGGIVITVFGLQMMGIISIRMLLSEKKFKAKPRKTRSFAGSIILGFIFGAGWSPCIGLVLGGILALASQAETMMTGVLMLLVYSIGLGIPFVLVALLWSRSLDKMRRLNKWLPTIQKVSGGIMVALGILLFTGRFSAISAYLQNLAQYLPFNL, encoded by the coding sequence ATGGGAGAAGTTTCAATATGGATTGCATTTCTAGCTGGGGTTGTCTCGTTCTTATCCCCATGTGTGTTTCCATTAATGCCGGCTTACTTGGCTCAGCTTACGGGATCACAAGTGGAAGGAAATGCCGTTGTTGCTGATAGACGTTTAATCTTAACGAGAAGTATTGGATTTGTGATGGGATTTTCGATTGTCTTCTTACTCATGGGGCTTTCATCGACTTTGATCGGGCAAGCTTTTTGGGATTACAGACAATTACTCGAACAGATCGGTGGAATTGTTATCACGGTATTCGGTTTACAGATGATGGGTATTATCTCGATTCGTATGCTGTTAAGTGAGAAGAAGTTTAAAGCGAAACCAAGAAAGACAAGAAGTTTTGCAGGTTCGATCATTCTCGGTTTTATTTTCGGCGCTGGTTGGTCACCTTGTATTGGTCTTGTTTTAGGAGGAATTCTCGCACTTGCAAGCCAAGCAGAAACAATGATGACGGGTGTATTAATGCTTTTAGTCTACTCAATCGGACTTGGTATCCCGTTCGTTTTAGTCGCATTGCTTTGGTCACGCTCATTGGATAAGATGCGTCGCCTTAACAAGTGGCTACCAACGATCCAAAAAGTCAGTGGCGGAATTATGGTTGCGCTCGGTATTTTATTATTTACAGGCCGATTCAGTGCAATCTCTGCCTATTTACAAAATTTAGCTCAGTATTTACCGTTTAATCTATAG
- a CDS encoding PspA/IM30 family protein yields MVLKRIERFVKASIHEGLDRMENPEVMLKQHIRDVKGKIKDTEQILSKQKLIRIRLEEEKEAIERLIEKRDRQAAESLEVGEETLAKKLLLDKKQMQHQVERMDQLAEKSKEVTVYCQDELDELEEQLNELREKKAELTLRMQATRTTEMMNDTSFKASKKLDLHEEFDRLDDQVQRREDRSYAKPTYASKNAMNQYELEVAEELRQLKLKQAEVAK; encoded by the coding sequence ATGGTATTAAAGCGTATTGAACGATTTGTAAAAGCATCAATTCATGAGGGATTAGATCGTATGGAAAACCCAGAAGTCATGCTTAAGCAGCATATAAGAGACGTAAAAGGTAAGATCAAGGATACAGAGCAAATTTTATCCAAGCAAAAACTTATTAGAATACGTCTAGAAGAAGAGAAAGAAGCGATCGAACGTTTAATTGAAAAGCGTGATCGTCAAGCGGCAGAGTCTTTAGAGGTTGGGGAAGAGACGCTGGCAAAGAAACTTCTACTAGATAAGAAACAAATGCAGCACCAAGTGGAGAGAATGGATCAATTAGCGGAGAAAAGTAAAGAAGTGACTGTATATTGCCAAGATGAACTTGATGAGCTAGAGGAACAGTTAAATGAATTACGTGAGAAAAAAGCAGAGCTTACTTTGCGTATGCAAGCAACAAGAACAACGGAAATGATGAATGACACATCATTTAAAGCATCAAAGAAGCTTGATTTACACGAGGAATTTGATCGCTTAGATGACCAGGTTCAGAGACGCGAAGATAGATCGTATGCAAAGCCAACGTATGCCTCAAAGAATGCCATGAATCAATATGAATTAGAAGTAGCAGAAGAGTTGAGACAGCTGAAGTTGAAACAAGCAGAAGTAGCTAAGTAA
- a CDS encoding DUF4097 family beta strand repeat-containing protein → MGKKLIGIGLLVLGAVLLVTTVSSFLNRGGAGMEVDRVVEDLSQDAELHLESTSVDWRIEPTSSQQLFVEIEGQKNNQKLTVSERGNRLVVKIEEGNTISLPFLHFGPDTEAVAHVPVNMLDSFHVKTVSGDVEFAASFFGDQFSFKSVSGDIVANGLEFDQANFETTSGDIQVDNFNGGIARNKTVSGDIELEHVSGEVIADTVSGDILVTYKDENKDVNVKTVSGDIELEIPSLNATLDLRTTSGNMTVEEMLTDQHFEKRKASGTAGDGNFKISSNTVSGDIEIRK, encoded by the coding sequence ATGGGGAAGAAATTAATAGGGATAGGGCTATTGGTACTTGGTGCGGTCTTACTCGTAACAACAGTTAGCTCTTTTTTGAATCGAGGGGGAGCAGGGATGGAAGTCGATCGCGTGGTAGAGGACCTCAGTCAAGATGCAGAATTACATTTAGAGAGCACATCTGTAGACTGGCGAATTGAACCTACATCTAGTCAACAGTTGTTTGTAGAAATTGAAGGACAGAAAAATAACCAAAAGCTAACAGTTTCTGAAAGAGGGAATCGATTGGTTGTGAAGATAGAAGAAGGAAATACCATCTCGTTGCCGTTTCTTCATTTTGGGCCAGATACTGAGGCTGTCGCACATGTTCCGGTAAATATGTTAGATTCTTTTCATGTGAAGACAGTTTCTGGAGATGTTGAGTTTGCAGCTTCATTTTTTGGAGATCAATTTTCGTTTAAATCTGTTTCAGGAGACATAGTAGCAAATGGATTAGAGTTTGATCAAGCAAACTTTGAAACCACTTCGGGAGATATCCAAGTTGATAACTTCAACGGTGGGATAGCGCGAAATAAGACAGTCTCAGGTGATATTGAACTTGAACATGTTAGTGGAGAGGTAATTGCTGATACCGTTTCAGGGGATATTTTGGTAACATATAAAGATGAAAATAAAGATGTGAATGTGAAAACCGTTTCAGGAGACATTGAGCTAGAAATCCCTTCATTAAATGCCACGCTTGATTTAAGAACAACTTCAGGAAATATGACAGTGGAAGAAATGCTAACAGATCAACATTTTGAGAAGAGAAAAGCGAGTGGGACGGCTGGAGATGGTAATTTCAAGATTTCATCAAATACTGTTTCAGGAGATATTGAAATTCGTAAATAA